A genomic stretch from Dehalococcoidales bacterium includes:
- a CDS encoding site-specific integrase, protein AWGNMAKACGLPPIRFHDARHTHASLMLKQGIHPKVVQERLGHSTIAVTLDTYSHVAPGIQAAAAEKFDEALGRHYDGIVSNTAQNTVR, encoded by the coding sequence GCCTGGGGAAACATGGCAAAGGCATGTGGGCTACCGCCGATTCGCTTCCATGATGCACGCCACACCCACGCTAGTCTGATGCTGAAACAAGGCATCCACCCAAAGGTTGTCCAAGAACGGCTCGGACACTCTACCATCGCCGTGACACTGGACACGTACAGCCACGTCGCCCCGGGAATACAGGCAGCAGCAGCCGAGAAATTTGACGAGGCGCTAGGCAGGCACTATGATGGGATTGTCAGCAAT